A stretch of Equus przewalskii isolate Varuska chromosome 11, EquPr2, whole genome shotgun sequence DNA encodes these proteins:
- the LOC103566779 gene encoding olfactory receptor-like protein OLF2 — MAIENCTMFTDFIFLGLSDRKDVQQGLFVLFLLVYGIIVVANLGMILLIKMDSRLHTPMYYFLSNLSFCDVGYSSTITPKMLADFLSKQKTIPYNLCAIQMYFFGAFADVECLMLAVMAYDHYVAICNPLLYTITMSRRVCTQLVAIVYIEGLVDSVIHTCCTFQLSFCNSNVINHFFCDIPPLLALSTSDTTINEIVLFTFGSCVLGCSIITVLLSYSYIITTILRMNSAEGRHKAFSTCTSHLTTVAIFHLTLLFTYLRPSSSYSMDTDKMASVFYTVVIPMLNPLIYSLRNNDVKSALKKAISTKPSSGRNCL; from the coding sequence ATGGCTATTGAGAACTGCACTATGTTTACTGACTTCATATTCCTAGGACTTTCTGACAGAAAGGATGTGCAGCAGGGGCTCTTTGTGCTCTTTCTGCTGGTCTATGGCATAATTGTGGTTGCCAATCTAGGCATGATCCTGCTGATCAAGATGGACTCCAGACTCCACACGCCTATGTATTATTTCCTGAGCAATCTGTCATTCTGTGATGTTGGCTACTCCTCTACTATCACTCCCAAGATGCTGGCTGATTTCTTATCTAAGCAAAAGACAATTCCATATAATTTATGTGCCATTCAGATGTATTTCTTTGGGGCATTTGCAGATGTGGAATGTCTCATGTTGGCTGTCATGGCATATGACCATTATGTAGCCATTTGTAATCCACTTCTTTATACAATTACCATGTCCAGGAGAGTTTGTACCCAGCTAGTGGCCATTGTGTACATTGAAGGTTTGGTCGATTCAGTAATCCATACCTGTTGCACATTTCAATTGTCATTCTGCAATTCCAATGTCATTAATCACTTTTTCTGTGACATCCCACCCTTACTAGCCCTGTCCACCTCAGACACAACCATCAATGAGATTGTGTTGTTCACTTTTGGTAGCTGTGTTCTAGGATGCAGCATCATCACTGTCCTTCTGTCCTACAGCTACATCATAACTACCATCCTTAGAATGAACTCAGCTGAGGGAAGACACAAAGCTTTCTCTACATGCACCTcccacttaaccactgtggctATATTTCATCTTACACTCCTGTTCACGTATTTGCGACCCAGCTCAAGTTACTCCATGGACACAGACAAAATGGCCTCTGTTTTCTACACAGTTGTTATCCCTATGTTAAACCCACTGATCTACAGCTTAAGGAATAATGATGTGAAAAGTGCCCTGAAAAAAGCAATTAGCACTAAACCATCTTCTGGGCGAAATTGTCtttga